Genomic segment of Candidatus Abyssobacteria bacterium SURF_5:
GATCGATTATTCCTGAATGTGTTTCAGTCCTTCCCGGATCAATTTTTCAATGCAAGCGTCGTCGAGCGAGTAATAGACCATTTTCCCTTCTTTTCGATGCTTGACGAGCTTGAGGTTGCGCAGGATGCGCAATTGGTGTGAGACGGCCGATATGCTGGCGCCGAGGAGACTGGCGATATCGCATACGCATAGTTCGCGCACATTGAGCGCGGACACAATGCGAAGGCGCGACGGATCGCCGAGCACCTTGAAAATCTCGGAGAGTTTTTCGAGGATGTCTG
This window contains:
- a CDS encoding ArsR family transcriptional regulator yields the protein MATDTARKHDETVCEVAFVNKERVQAVRARIPQADILEKLSEIFKVLGDPSRLRIVSALNVRELCVCDIASLLGASISAVSHQLRILRNLKLVKHRKEGKMVYYSLDDACIEKLIREGLKHIQE